CTCGTGCAGTCGAGCCTCGGCATCGTGGTCGCGAGCTTCGTCGCCGTGGCCTTCCAGGGCCTCTTCCCGCTCCTCATCCTGTGGCGTCCCACGCGGATCGTCGCGCTCATCGCCATCACCGGGATGCACCTGATGATCGGGCTGCTGCTCGGACTCTGGCCGTTCTCCCTCGCGATGATCGCGCTCGACTTCCTCTTCATCCGCGACGCCACCTGGCGCGAGGGGCTGGCGCTCCTCGGGCGGTGGAGCGCGGGCGCATCCGACCGGCTCGGGGCGGCGCACGCGCGCCGCTCCTCCCCGACGCCGGCAGCGGGGGTGCCGTCCGAGGTATGACGCCCCGGACGGCCGGACGGTCGGAGGTGCCCGGTATCCTCAGGTCCGTGGTCACCGCCCTGTATCGCCGTTACCGGCCAGAGAACTTCGCCGAGCTCATCGGCCAGATGCAGGTGACGGACCCGCTGCGCACGGCCCTCCGCACCAACCGCGTCAACCACGCGTACCTGTTCAGCGGCCCGCGCGGCTGCGGCAAGACCACGTCCGCGCGCATCCTCGCGCGCTGCCTCAACTGCGCCGAGGGCCCCACCGACACCCCGTGCGGCGTCTGCCCCAGCTGCGTCGAGCTCAGCCGCGACGGCAGCGGGTCGCTCGACGTCGTCGAGATCGACGCGGCCAGCCACAACGGCGTCGACGACGCGCGCGACATCCGCGAGCGCGCGGTCTTCGCGCCGGCGCGCGACCGCTACAAGATCTTCATCCTCGACGAGGCGCACATGGTCACGCCGCAGGGCTTCAACGCGCTGCTGAAGATCGTGGAGGAGCCCCCGGAGCACGTGAAGTTCATCTTCGCCACCACCGAGCCCGACAAGGTCATCGGCACCATCCGCTCGCGCACGCACCACTACCCGTTCCGCCTCGTGCCGCCCGCGCAGATGCTCGACTACGTGGAGCACCTGTCGCGCGAGGAGAGCGTGCAGGTCGCGCCCGGCGTGCTCCCGCTCGTCGTGCGCGCGGGCGGCGGCTCCGTGCGCGACACCCTCTCCCTGCTCGACCAGCTCATCGCCGGCTCGGAGGACGAGAGCGTCGAGTACGAGCGCGCGGTCGCGCTGCTCGGCTACACGCACGCCGCCCTGCTCGACGAGGTCATCGACGCGGTCGCCCGGCACGACGCCGCGGCGGCGTTCGCGGGCGTCGACCGCGTCATCCAGACCGGCCAGGATCCGCGCCGGTTCGTGGAGGACCTCCTCGAGCGCCTGCGCGACCTCATCATCGTGGGCGCCACCTCGGTCGAGGGCGCGGCCGCCGTGCTGCGCGGCACCCCGGAGGACGAGCTCGAGCGGATGCGTGCGCAGGCCATGGCGTTCGGCGCCGTCGAGCTGTCCCGCGCGGCCGACGTGGTCAACGCCGCGCTCACCGAGATGACCGGCGCCACCTCGCCGCGCCTGCACCTCGAGCTCCTCGTCGCCCGCGTGCTCGTCCCCGCGAGCGACGACACGCACCGCGGCGCCCTCGCCCGTGTCGAGCGCCTCGAGCGCCGCGTCGGCGTGGCCGACGGGGGAGCGGATCCTGCACCCGCCGCGTCGTCCGCCGCCCCGACGGTGCCCGCGCCCGCGGCTCCCGCTCCCGTCGCGACGCCCGATCCGGCGCCCGCCGCGCCCGCACCCGCGTCCGCACCCGCTCCCGACACGGCCCCGACGCCGTCGGGGTCCGGCGATGCGGTGGAGGCGAACCCGGCGCCCGCGCCCGCCGCGACCCCGGCGCCCGTCGGCCCGGTCACGTTCGAGCAGCTCCGCGACTCCTGGCCGTCGGTCGTCGAGGCCGTCGAGAAGGCGAAGCGGAGCGCCTGGCTCGTCGCCGTCACGGCCACGCCGCGCGCCCTCGCCGGCGACGTGCTCACGCTCGGGTTCATCAGCGCCAACGACGCCGAGAAGTTCAAGGAGCGCGGCGCCCCCGGCCAGGGGGTCAGCGACATCCTCCGCACCGCGATCCTCGACGTGCTCGGCCTCCGCGTGAAGTTCATCGCGCGCGTCGAGCCGCACGGCGGCACCGCGGCACCGGCCACCGGCGGATCCGCGCCCACGGCCCCCGCCTCGTCCCCGTCGGACGCCTCCCGTGCCCCGGCCTCGCGGCCGGCCGCGGGCGGCTCCCGCACCGGCGGCGACGGCGCCGCCCCCGCCCCGCGGTCCGCGCCGCCCGCCGTACGGGCGTCCGCGGCCGCCGCACCTGCGGCTGCGCCTCCCGCGAAGGCACCCGCGAAGGCCCCTCCGGCGGGTGGCGGATGGGCCACCGTCGCCATCCCCACCTCCGACCCCGGCGCGTCGGAGGCCCCCGCGGATCGCCGCGCGCCCGCCTCCCGGCCGGAGCGGGCGGCGCCCCCCGCGGCGACCGCCCCCGCCGCATCGCCCACGCCGCCGCGCGCGTCCGCCGCTCCGAGCGCACCGGCCCGCGGATCCGCCGTCGTCCCGGACGCGCACGTCCCCGACTTCGAGGAGCCCGAGCCCGACGAGTTCGGCCCCGCCGAGCCCGGCTGGGCCACGGGCGGGTCGTCGCCCGACGCGGCTCCGCCCGTCGCGCGCTCCGTCCCCGCCCAGCGGTCGGCGCCGGCGACGAGCCGCCCCGCGTCGTCGGCCGCACCAGCCGCGCCTGCCGCCGCGCCCGCCGCGAAGGCGCCCCCGGCAGCCGCCGCCCCGCAGCGCTACGGCGAGTCCGTCGTCCGCGAGATCCTGCAGGCGAGCTTCATCGAGGAGAAGCCCGTCGAGCGCAAGGCCCGCCCCACCATCCGCCCCACAGGTCAGGACTAGCGCCGCATGTACGAGGGAATCGTCCAGGAGCTCATCGACGAGCTCGGCCGCCTGCCGGGCATCGGCCCGAAGTCCGCCCAGCGCATCGCGTTCCACATCCTCCAGACGGAGACCTTCGACGTCTCGCGCCTCGCCGAGGTGCTCACGGTCGTCCGCGACAAGGTGCGGTTCTGCGCCATCTGCGGCAACGTCAGCGAGGAGGAGACCTGCGGCATCTGCCGGGATCCCCGCCGCAGCCCCGCCACCATCTGCGTGGTCGAGGAGGCCAA
This is a stretch of genomic DNA from Clavibacter zhangzhiyongii. It encodes these proteins:
- a CDS encoding DNA polymerase III subunit gamma and tau, yielding MVTALYRRYRPENFAELIGQMQVTDPLRTALRTNRVNHAYLFSGPRGCGKTTSARILARCLNCAEGPTDTPCGVCPSCVELSRDGSGSLDVVEIDAASHNGVDDARDIRERAVFAPARDRYKIFILDEAHMVTPQGFNALLKIVEEPPEHVKFIFATTEPDKVIGTIRSRTHHYPFRLVPPAQMLDYVEHLSREESVQVAPGVLPLVVRAGGGSVRDTLSLLDQLIAGSEDESVEYERAVALLGYTHAALLDEVIDAVARHDAAAAFAGVDRVIQTGQDPRRFVEDLLERLRDLIIVGATSVEGAAAVLRGTPEDELERMRAQAMAFGAVELSRAADVVNAALTEMTGATSPRLHLELLVARVLVPASDDTHRGALARVERLERRVGVADGGADPAPAASSAAPTVPAPAAPAPVATPDPAPAAPAPASAPAPDTAPTPSGSGDAVEANPAPAPAATPAPVGPVTFEQLRDSWPSVVEAVEKAKRSAWLVAVTATPRALAGDVLTLGFISANDAEKFKERGAPGQGVSDILRTAILDVLGLRVKFIARVEPHGGTAAPATGGSAPTAPASSPSDASRAPASRPAAGGSRTGGDGAAPAPRSAPPAVRASAAAAPAAAPPAKAPAKAPPAGGGWATVAIPTSDPGASEAPADRRAPASRPERAAPPAATAPAASPTPPRASAAPSAPARGSAVVPDAHVPDFEEPEPDEFGPAEPGWATGGSSPDAAPPVARSVPAQRSAPATSRPASSAAPAAPAAAPAAKAPPAAAAPQRYGESVVREILQASFIEEKPVERKARPTIRPTGQD